A section of the Geovibrio ferrireducens genome encodes:
- a CDS encoding flagellar basal body L-ring protein FlgH — MSTGTRKFFTAGMVLTALFIFSGCAKQYDFEPEAYKPSYKEDIERYGMQQREKVPTASLWADSGVRGTLFLDYKARQVGDLIVVNIVESSSASNSNSTQTSKSGSNNSSVTAALGLPLNLGMSNFLGTGNEFSPTIGTNTSESFAGNGSKSKSDRVSATIAARVIEILPSGNLVIEGNREIVVDQEKQIIKLTGVIRQKDISAENTVPSTAIADARISYSGKGIISDSNKKGWLGTVLGWVWPF; from the coding sequence ATGAGCACAGGAACAAGAAAATTTTTCACGGCAGGCATGGTTCTTACTGCCCTTTTCATATTCTCAGGCTGCGCCAAGCAGTACGACTTTGAGCCCGAAGCATACAAGCCAAGCTACAAGGAAGACATTGAGCGCTACGGCATGCAGCAGAGGGAAAAAGTTCCCACCGCCTCCCTCTGGGCGGATTCAGGCGTGAGGGGAACCCTGTTCCTTGACTACAAGGCACGTCAGGTTGGCGACCTCATTGTGGTCAACATTGTGGAGTCATCCTCCGCAAGCAACTCCAACTCAACCCAGACCAGTAAATCAGGCAGCAACAACTCCTCTGTCACAGCGGCTCTCGGACTTCCCCTTAACCTCGGCATGAGCAACTTTCTCGGAACCGGAAACGAGTTCAGCCCCACCATAGGCACAAACACTTCGGAATCCTTCGCGGGGAACGGCAGCAAGAGCAAGTCTGACCGCGTGAGTGCAACAATAGCCGCAAGGGTTATTGAGATTCTCCCCAGCGGCAACCTTGTGATTGAAGGCAACCGTGAAATAGTGGTTGATCAGGAAAAACAGATAATAAAACTCACCGGAGTAATCAGGCAGAAGGATATAAGCGCTGAAAACACAGTACCTTCCACAGCCATAGCCGATGCCCGCATATCCTACAGCGGCAAAGGCATAATCTCCGATTCGAATAAAAAAGGCTGGCTGGGAACGGTTCTCGGCTGGGTATGGCCGTTCTAG
- a CDS encoding ATP-binding protein, whose amino-acid sequence MNIVYISAVLFVSTAAAAYIFPQMPGADAGFILTLLVCATACVTGAAYWRGKKNREREEELSGMILREEKRTVGRFLIHEWRGLIQNIGIQAEMMERADNIEGVRINCGVIRKILRDEAEKTDKAEFYFRKDGQNMKKSSKAVQKAVSDAEIFHGRKRVKVVYNTNKKDLKSDFDKLHPCVFFALMNAFSAIKDKNVSVMLSVAERVLGFTEFLEISVEGGEMLFDKETEELFHPFNVSPDKFRGYFGLASVRRLASDMGGFAEVERGIDKTSIYIVIPVAK is encoded by the coding sequence ATGAATATTGTTTATATATCCGCTGTTCTTTTTGTATCAACAGCCGCTGCCGCCTATATTTTCCCTCAGATGCCGGGGGCTGATGCCGGCTTTATTCTCACTCTCCTCGTGTGCGCCACTGCCTGCGTCACAGGAGCAGCATACTGGAGAGGGAAAAAGAACCGCGAAAGAGAGGAGGAGCTCAGCGGAATGATCCTCAGGGAGGAGAAACGGACAGTGGGCAGGTTTCTCATACATGAATGGCGCGGGCTCATCCAGAACATAGGGATACAGGCGGAGATGATGGAGCGTGCGGACAATATAGAAGGGGTGCGCATAAACTGCGGAGTGATCCGCAAGATTCTCCGTGACGAGGCAGAGAAAACCGACAAGGCTGAATTTTACTTCCGCAAGGACGGCCAGAATATGAAAAAATCCTCAAAGGCTGTGCAGAAAGCTGTTTCTGATGCTGAGATTTTTCATGGCAGAAAAAGAGTAAAAGTTGTGTACAATACAAATAAAAAAGATCTCAAGTCAGACTTTGACAAGCTTCACCCTTGCGTATTCTTCGCACTGATGAACGCTTTTTCCGCCATTAAGGACAAAAATGTTTCTGTGATGCTCAGTGTGGCTGAAAGGGTTCTGGGGTTCACTGAGTTCCTTGAAATATCCGTAGAGGGGGGCGAAATGCTTTTTGACAAGGAGACGGAAGAGCTTTTTCATCCGTTCAATGTGTCCCCTGATAAGTTCAGGGGGTATTTCGGGCTCGCTTCCGTGAGGAGGCTTGCTTCCGATATGGGCGGCTTTGCCGAGGTTGAAAGAGGCATAGACAAAACCAGCATATATATTGTTATTCCGGTGGCTAAATGA